Proteins encoded in a region of the Nitrospirota bacterium genome:
- a CDS encoding Glu/Leu/Phe/Val dehydrogenase codes for MFDISYDELGPSKVIHLYFPCSGFKAIVVIDNTALGPAIGGVRVSASVTEDEVIRLARTMTLKNSASGQAHGGGKAGILIDPKDPKKEQYFRLFARQIKDLYEYIPGPDMGSDEKAMAWVYDEIGRATGLPEELGGLPLDKLGATGFGLTRCAEIACPYAGIKLKGARVSIQGFGSVGKAVSRFLSKEGAVIVAVSDTKGTVHNPDGMDVKELIEIKDSTESVINYKKASLKGLNEIFSIDCDILIPAATPDVINKDNVGEVKARLILQGANIPVTAEAEELLHKRGVLSVPDFIANAGGVIMAGMEYAKRTEKEAFEAIERKIKANTLLILEKSKKENILPRKAGEEISKERVLKAMNYRGGL; via the coding sequence ATGTTCGATATAAGTTATGATGAGCTTGGGCCTTCAAAGGTCATACACCTTTATTTTCCCTGCTCAGGTTTCAAGGCAATAGTTGTCATCGATAACACAGCCTTAGGTCCTGCTATAGGTGGAGTAAGGGTCTCAGCTTCTGTAACAGAAGATGAGGTAATAAGGCTCGCAAGGACAATGACCCTTAAGAACTCTGCTTCAGGGCAGGCACATGGAGGTGGAAAAGCAGGAATCCTGATTGACCCAAAGGACCCAAAGAAGGAGCAGTATTTCAGGCTCTTTGCAAGACAGATAAAGGACTTATATGAGTATATTCCAGGGCCTGATATGGGCTCTGATGAGAAGGCAATGGCATGGGTTTATGACGAGATAGGAAGGGCAACAGGACTTCCAGAGGAATTAGGAGGTCTTCCACTCGATAAATTAGGTGCAACAGGCTTTGGTCTTACAAGATGCGCAGAGATTGCCTGCCCATATGCTGGAATTAAACTGAAAGGTGCAAGGGTTTCGATTCAGGGCTTTGGAAGCGTTGGAAAGGCAGTCAGTAGATTTCTTTCAAAAGAAGGTGCAGTAATAGTTGCAGTAAGCGATACAAAAGGCACTGTTCATAACCCAGATGGCATGGATGTCAAAGAGCTTATAGAGATTAAAGACTCTACAGAAAGCGTTATTAATTATAAAAAAGCCTCACTTAAAGGGCTAAATGAGATATTCTCGATTGACTGCGATATACTCATTCCTGCGGCAACACCGGATGTGATTAACAAGGATAATGTTGGTGAGGTAAAGGCACGGCTCATTCTTCAGGGTGCAAATATCCCTGTAACTGCTGAAGCAGAAGAGCTCCTTCATAAGAGAGGAGTTCTTTCTGTTCCTGATTTTATTGCCAATGCAGGTGGAGTGATAATGGCAGGAATGGAATATGCAAAAAGGACTGAAAAAGAGGCATTTGAGGCAATAGAAAGAAAGATAAAGGCAAACACATTGCTCATCCTCGAAAAGTCCAAAAAAGAAAACATCCTTCCCCGAAAGGCAGGAGAGGAGATTTCCAAGGAGCGGGTCTTAAAGGCAATGAACTATAGAGGAGGGCTTTAG
- a CDS encoding FAD-dependent oxidoreductase: MELEIVTEDIKEILKDAFKDLRDDVIIEVYTKAGLNDQFNDFTVSLIKGISKLTDKIKIGFHRIGDEDSIKHGIQRSPTVLIAPDKYTIRLTGAPLGEEGRSFIMSLIMASTGMGILSEESLREIKEIKEPRHIEVFVSPTCPYCPQQVLYAVSAVMAKKDMLSLDVIEIYENRDIAEKLGSLSVPQTFINDTLTGQGLQLEEFFVSSLITGKLPEFVLPEFLTEKGPVEKDIVIIGAGPAGLTAAIYAERAGLKTVVLEKANIGGQVAITPVVENYPGFTSIVGKSLVDLIAAQASQYTEIHQGEEVKEIEKRDGTFNVKTNRTMYITKGIILVTGAESKALDVPGEKRLYGKGVSYCAVCDGYYFKDGKKVFVIGGGNSAVTDALYLNSLGAKVTLIHRRDKLRAEARLKETLSKTGIKVMFNSEVKEIIGDRLVQSVSISNNKTGAVKIVPADGIFIAIGYKPNNSLAKALGLTLNEEGYIKVDERMRTSMSGVYAGGDITGGVKQIVVAVSQGSVAALSAFEDISSPYWKKETPAK; this comes from the coding sequence ATGGAACTTGAAATAGTTACAGAGGATATAAAAGAGATATTAAAGGATGCATTCAAAGACCTTAGAGACGATGTCATCATAGAGGTCTATACAAAAGCAGGTCTAAATGACCAGTTCAATGATTTTACGGTTTCACTCATAAAGGGCATCTCAAAGCTCACCGATAAGATTAAGATAGGATTCCATAGGATTGGAGATGAGGACTCCATAAAGCATGGAATTCAAAGGTCACCTACAGTCCTCATAGCGCCTGATAAATACACTATTCGGCTTACAGGTGCTCCATTAGGAGAGGAAGGACGCTCCTTTATAATGTCCCTAATAATGGCATCAACTGGCATGGGTATTCTTTCAGAGGAATCCTTAAGGGAAATAAAGGAGATTAAAGAGCCACGGCATATAGAGGTCTTTGTAAGCCCAACATGCCCTTATTGTCCCCAGCAGGTTCTTTATGCTGTTTCAGCAGTAATGGCAAAGAAAGACATGCTCTCGTTGGATGTAATAGAGATATACGAAAACAGAGACATTGCCGAAAAATTAGGTTCCCTTTCTGTTCCGCAGACATTTATAAATGACACCTTAACGGGTCAGGGGCTTCAGTTAGAGGAGTTCTTTGTAAGTTCCCTTATAACAGGTAAACTGCCTGAGTTTGTTCTGCCCGAGTTTTTGACCGAAAAAGGCCCTGTAGAAAAAGACATCGTGATTATAGGAGCAGGACCTGCAGGCTTGACTGCCGCTATCTATGCCGAAAGGGCAGGGCTGAAAACCGTTGTGCTCGAGAAAGCCAATATAGGCGGACAGGTTGCAATCACACCTGTGGTGGAAAACTATCCAGGATTCACAAGCATTGTAGGGAAAAGCCTTGTGGATTTGATTGCCGCACAAGCCAGCCAGTATACTGAAATCCATCAAGGAGAAGAGGTCAAAGAGATAGAAAAAAGAGATGGCACTTTCAATGTGAAGACAAACAGAACAATGTATATCACAAAGGGAATTATCCTTGTTACAGGAGCTGAGAGCAAGGCATTAGATGTCCCGGGTGAAAAAAGGCTTTACGGAAAAGGTGTGAGCTATTGTGCTGTCTGCGACGGATATTATTTCAAGGATGGGAAAAAGGTCTTTGTTATAGGCGGAGGGAATTCCGCAGTTACAGATGCACTTTACCTTAATAGCTTAGGTGCAAAGGTAACCCTTATCCATAGAAGAGATAAGTTAAGGGCAGAGGCAAGGCTAAAGGAAACCCTATCTAAAACAGGCATCAAGGTTATGTTTAACAGTGAGGTAAAAGAGATAATAGGCGATAGATTAGTTCAATCAGTGTCAATATCTAACAACAAGACAGGAGCAGTAAAGATAGTGCCAGCAGATGGCATATTTATAGCAATAGGCTATAAGCCAAATAACAGCCTTGCAAAGGCTCTTGGACTTACGCTAAACGAGGAAGGCTATATAAAGGTTGACGAAAGGATGAGGACATCGATGTCTGGGGTGTATGCAGGAGGAGACATAACAGGCGGAGTGAAACAGATAGTCGTTGCAGTCTCACAAGGCTCGGTTGCCGCACTTAGTGCATTTGAGGACATCTCAAGCCCATACTGGAAAAAGGAAACCCCTGCAAAATAA